The genomic window GCTTATTTCTCACTGCCCGCCTGACCTCATCGCTCAGCGCGCCTGGCCCGCACACAGTCACAGCCATGGTGCCGATCTggttctccatctccatacCCAGCAGTGTGTCGATGTTGGGCCGGCCGGGGAACATCTGTACTGTCGAGCTGGGGCTGTGAATTTCCTTGGTCGAGCGAGGCCTGCTGACGAACAACATGATCTTGAGAACCTCGCGGCGCTTCTCCATGGCCAGAATCTCGGTCATCCAGGGGCGAATCCATTCGAGGTGCTCAGGAGTCTGGATCACCCAGACCATGATGACCTTGCGAGCAGCAACAGTCCCGTTGTTATAACCAGCGACGAGATCACGGACGTGGGGAACGGCCTGGGtcacaccaacaccaccggcaaaGAGCATGACTGTTCCGTACGAGTGAAGTTGATGAGAGCCGCGATAGGGACCCTCGACAAGACAACGGGTAACAAGCTTTCCGTCGGGGTTGGCGGCCGCGCGGCTGTAGAGCGCACCAGTGAAGCCGGTGCGGCCACGGATGATGAAAGAAACAGACGTCTTCTTCTGATACAAGACATCGTGGCGGTCCATCGGGAGACCCTTTTCACCGTCGAGCTGCTCAGCTTCGTCGCTCCAGGCTACGGTGAAAGGGTGAGATTGCCAGAAACCGATAGATGGCATGTAAAGGTAGGCGTGCTGTCCGGGCCGGAAATCCCAAGGGCGGGCCATGCTGACAGTCACGCGGCAGGCACCGCCAGGGAGAGCCTCAACGAGAGTCTTGGTCCCACCGGCTCCAATGTTGCGATATCCGACACGAAGGAAACGGGCAGCACGGTCAAAGATCCACAGGGCACAAACGGCGCAGAGATACTTGAGCTGTGGGAGCTTCTTGAGGTCGAGGTGGTACCAGAGACCAAGAACCGCCAAGATTGCGAGGGCGATATGGGCAATCTTGAAGGTCTCATAGTAGGCGTGTCTGAAAATGCTGGATGCCTGAATGCAAAGGGCAATCATGGCACAGGTCGACTACAGAACTTTGTTAGCCATGTTCCTCGATACATTAGATCCAAGGTAACTTACAATGAATCCCCACATCAGAAACTTGACGGTGATGGCAGTGTTGAAAGCAGCGCTCCAGCCGTTCTTGGAAGCATTGCCAACCAACCAGGCCACTGTGTGGGCAACAGACTCCAGCATGACAATACGCCCAAACCAGcggtgaagaagattgaaGGTGTCGAAAGAGATGCCGAGAAGATTGATGAGAGGGTTGTTACGGCCAGCCATGAGGAACAGAGGGATCATGTTGACAACAGCGAGGTATCCGGTCCTGTTTCTAATGAGTGCCGCAACCTGACCAAGAGGGCCGGAGAAGTCGATGGTCATGACGCAAAAGGCAACGTTGGTGCCAAGGTAGGccaagaggaaaaaaagctGAAGACGGGACGGAAGAGTGCCGACATTGAGGGCCGAGCTGATCTGGAACTCGCGGTTGTGCCTCTTGCTGAAGATGGGTGCGTAGAGGATGTTCCTCTGGAACCATGAGTAGTTGTGGGATGGCTTGGCGAAGTATCGCTGTTGGTCGTTGTGAAGGCAGGTTACCGTCCTGACGTATCGGACCAAGACTGTGGTAACTCGCCAGATGAGCAGGGCTCCCGAGACTGCACCCAGAACAATCAACAAGTAATGAGAAAGCATCTTGTTCACGACAGCATGATCCACGCTGCTGGTAGCTCCccccgctgctgctccatggccccctccacctgccTGCGCGCCAGCTGTGGCATTTCCCGGAACCGATACCGACATGTTGAATCCTCCCAAATTCTGTCGAGTTATTTGGATGTTCCTGTCTCCAACAAGAACTGAATCGTGCTCCACTCTATCCTAGTAGGTGTTGTTTGGTAAGTTGAATCGCAACCTATGTCAAAGGTTCATCTGATGTCGCTGAATGCTGTCGAAGCTGTACGGGCCACCGATTGTTTTGCCGAGTAGAAAAGAACGAATGCTGTGGTATCCAGATTCCCTGTCCAAGTCCTGCTGGAAGGTTTGAATACCTATTGTTGAGTGGATTGAGGTGGTGCTCAATGGGATGATGATCAAGGAACGTTGAGCTGCGTGACTGTGATTGCTGATTGTCTGTCTGTCGTCTTTTTCCCAGTACCCCGATATCTCGCTTTCTATGTGGAATGCCAACCAGATGTGGGCAAAAAAAGAATGAAATTGTATGTTTAAACCACACAATGCGTGCCTCAAGGTCGCAAGGACAGAAGAGAAAGCTCTCGGCCAGTCAAGGGAGAGTGTTGATAGCAATCAAAGGGGGTGGAAAGAATGAAATGCAAAATCAATGCAGGCTGGGTGGTGCAAGGGGAAAGAGAAGGAAGTCGTCCAAGGACGAAAGATGATGGCAGATCTAGCCAAGAATCCAAGAAACCGGGGGACTGGGAGACAGATGAAGGGAGAGACGATGAAAATTGAACGGCTTGTCGACATGGGGGGGTGCGGGAAGCCCGCCAGGGGGCAGCGACCCCTCCTATTTCCTAATTGGGCATCTTGCACCGGTCCGTACTGACGCGTCCCGGGGCTGGTACAAGATGGTATTTTCACAATTCCACGGCTAAACTTGCACGTTACAGCGAAAGATGGCGCTGCTGATTTGAATTTCAATACCATATCTTACCATCCGATCCTGTCTCACCACCCAGCCCCAATGTTCACCTTATGATCCTCGACAAGAATCGAGACCCGACATCTGTCTTGCTCCCAGACCAGACATGGCCGCTTGCTGCAACAAGCTCgccctgcttcttctgccaAAGCTCGGCTGGAAGCTGATCCCAGCAGAACCACTTGACTGGATTCCTGGAGACATATGCTTCGTAATGGTGGTCCGTCCGCTCATGCATTGGCCACCaggcctcctcatcctccacagcGCAGCGCGGCGGTGCGAGTGCAAACAGGTACGGGATGCCAAGACAACCCACGAACGGAGCTTCGATTGGGCAAAGGTGAAACGCCACAGGGGAGACCATCGCCTGGGGTTGTCCCTGTGCTGATCCAAGTTCCTCAGcacatcacctcctcccaccaccacaagaaaAGTCCCTCGGCCAGACTCCCAGAAAATCCAAAAGCCAAGCCCGGCTAGGCATCACGACATAATCTCCTGTTGTTACGGGTCTAGCTACATCAGGTAAAAGATCCCACAAATATCGAAAAACAGTCAAAACACAACAAAATCAACTGTATTTTTGTGTAAAGCTAGTTAACGAATATTTTAAATACTTCTCACTATAAAAATTAACGCTATTTATATTTGTAAGCCTAGTTATGCGAAGATATTAGGTAAAAGCTTTGAAGCTTGTATTATTAAGTTTTATTTTTCAAGCTAATAGCTACTGAATTAGTTATTACCTTAGTTATTAAATTAGTTACTCATTTATGTAATTATAACTTTACTTATGTAACTTATATTCTAATATTTTTTAGCTGTAATGTATACTAAAATATTACTTACATTAAATTTGCAGACTTTTaaattttatttatatttatttcACTTTAATTTAACTGACTTTTAGCCTTATAAATATATGTAGTTGTGTCTGTAAAGTACTCCTTGTGTTTTGTTATGTTTTTCGACAGAAATACTAAAATAAGTTAGGCTTGTAACGAACAACAACTTCGCGGTGATCCCTAGTCAGGCTCCAAGCTCCGTTCCGCCACTTATGATCTGGCCCTCCTGGAGAGAACACGATTGAAAAACGGGGAGCCCAGAAGGAGAATACCGGTGGCTTTTTTTGCGCTTATAGCTGTCCACAGCCATGCCGCCTCACTGCCTATTGCCGAGTCTAGACTCTCGCTGTCCCAACCAGAGTATGACAGTAACATCTTTGCATCAATCCAGGGACGGTGACACCACAggacaaaaaaagagacaatAATAGGGATCCCAAGTGAGACCAACCCTACCGGGCCgcatgtttttgtttgttgtcaGTTGTTTCCAAACCGATGACTCCTGTTTAGAACTTGCACACAATCGGTGCATTATCTTTCCAAATCGCaaagcctcatcctcatcatgcACACTCTCCGCGCCTTTTCAAAAGATGCTGGAAACTCCAGCCGTAAGGCGGCCGTTGAAAGGGACCTGCTTGCCTGTCTGCCCAGCAAGCAATGCGAGGCGGCGGTGCAGCGATGCAACCTGGCCTCTCATGATGGCCCGGGGAATGGGTCGGGGTTGCCCCACGCAAGCAGCCGTTTGAGCGTAGAGACGATAGTCGGGATAGCAAGTCAAGCTTTTGGGACAAAAAATTGagacaaaacaccaccatctctcTCCCTGACGTACCTATCCAGATCATTGGGGAACTCTCTCCTAAACTTTCACCAACTCTAACATCGGCGGTTTTGTAAATCATCATATCTTGTTGTAGTGTATTCGGGTAAAGTTGTCTCTCAGCTCACATCATTCAGTTTTCGTGAACGAACGGCTACCCACACCATCGGAACGGTCATGAAACATTGGGCTACACTACATCCGCGGGGGGTTTCGATAGTCGTGGATGTGTTCTTCATTATCCAACATCACAGCCTTGAGAAGCGGGGTATTGCGTCAGCGTTCAGTCAGTCAGCCAtgaaccatcaccaacctatCCACCTGCCCTTACATtgctgtgtgtgtgaggAAATGGCCCGAATAGCCTCATGCAGTTGTCCACCATGTCTTTGTTTTCTGTTGTTTTCGTCatatcccaccacctccactaCACCATTCCTCACCGTAAGAAAGTATCCGGTTGGTGGAAACCTCTCCTGCTACTCCTTCTCCGTACCTTGGCTGCGGTAGAGACACCGCACCCACCCACCGTACACCCAACTGATCAGCCGTACAAAGCGAGATGATATCTGTAAACCCCAATTTTGTAATATCCCATGGTTCACACCCTTTCCTCAAAATCTCACTCAGCAAAAGGCGGGCCGGCAACCCGcataatcatcatcaccaaggaTGTCGAAGATctcaaacaaccccaccactACCCATTGGTATCACGGAGATCATATCAGATGAGCGAGATGATGATATGAGCAACGGCATGGATCTAAAGCCGGGCTTTCATGCCTAATTGATACCAATAAACGGAATGTGGGTTGGGTTGACGGGCAGCTCCAAGCGAGATGGCTTCAGTGTTTCAGGTTTCTACCATGTCCCGCAGTTAGAATTGATACCTAACCAACCGTTACCATGTGACGATGAGATGGAGAGTCTGATGGGACATTCTCTACGACGATACGTATCCAATATCTTCTCACACCACATTTCTTGAAAACTTCATTACAATTATTCCCTCTGTACAGATATGTTCAACGGTCCATGATGACCCTCTATCCTGTACCAGTCCTTGGCAACCTGCATCACACCTAGTCTATTAAAAAACGACTCCAGGAGCCCAAACTCCAAAAGACTGCTCAAATCAATAGGCATTCCTTAGTTTCTAACAATATACGTCTCACCAACCGCATCATAATGTACGCATGTGAGGGTCTGAGCTCACTCTTCCCATCCAAACAAAATCACACACCCATAGTTATAATCCCAAACATAGttccaaccccatcatgcAATGCCATACCTGCCCTCCCCGTCTTATTCCCATCCAAACCAAGCTCGTAGCGTGCTCAAAATCGGCCAAATTCAAACATGGCCCCATCTCAAGGTAGTAGTAGTGATAGGTCAGAGAATAGAcaactcatcatcactaTCATCAGTCGCGctatccccaacccccaacgACACTCTCGACGGCCTCGCCGGCCGAAACCTCGCAGGCTTGTTCCTGTTGAGCCAACTGTTCGTGCTACCTCTCGTCACCAACACTTTCTTTCCTGAACTGCTGCTTCCGTCCAAGTCCATCCCtagctcatcaccacctctgGTGATCGGTCTTGATAGCCGTCTTGGTCTGGCCGAGAGGAGGCATTTCGGAACAACATGGCTTAGTTTGGTAGGTGATGAGGGCGGTTGGTCAAacccgtcgtcgtcgtcgttttCCGGGAAAAGGTTctctttgttgttgtcctcAACTTCTGATTGGTCGTTTTGCTGGGCtttggaggggaagggttccgtgatgggagaggttgggtccacatcgtcgtcgtcctctgACGCTGAGGAAGAGTTGGGTGCTGTGCCCTGCTCAATGCTGTCTTCTTCCGTGGCAGATGGAGGTTCTTCATGCTCGGAATCATGCTCGCCAAAATCCACCAGATCTTCCGCGTCGACATCATTCTCATCACTGACTTCATCCCCATGGTGGTCCTCTtgactctcctcctcagagtccaacacctccccaatccctGCTGATCGTGCCGCCATCGAACCAcgaccaacccccttcttcccccccaccgTCCCAGGCGTAGCAGCAACCCACTCACTAATAACATCATCCCATTTGATACCCGAAAaattccccctcctcctccccccctccggAACCGGCGTAGCAGCCGCGTTCATCTTCGctctcaacccctccgcaaAAGCATGATCCCTCATGTTCCCCGTACTTTCCGCCACGCGAAACGCCGCATCAACCTGGATATTACTCAATGCCCCCCTGGGCAAATCCAACTTCTGAAGCTTGTCGCACAGCTGCAAAAGATACATGTGCGTGTCCAACCTCGTCCCACGAACGCAGTACTGCACTATCGATGCCAACAATGCGATGGTGGCATCATACTGAAGCATCAGACTGGCGTTTCCCTTGCAATTGAGCACACCCCTCCATGATGACTCTATCACCGCAGAAGAGGTAGTCGTGTCGACGCAGAGAAAGGAACAAAGAGCAAAGAGGTAGGTTCCGAGCTTGCGACCTTCCTTTTTGCGATGTCTGAGTTGTTTGGTGCACGTGTCTACCACGTATTGCACCCTTCGTCGGATGGTGGATGTTCGGTCTGTTGATGACGAAGCAGCTGCCCCTTGGTCCTTTCCTTCCTGGCTGAGAAGAACAACAGCTCCGAGTGCTCCGATGGCGTCGACGAGTTGACTTTGTGGTTTGCCGCGAATGCGGGTTTGAGCAACGCCTCTTGGTCGGGTTGGTGAGGCATGGTCGCAGAGAAGTGtcaaagtggtggtggccagctCAACCACATCATCGCATGGCTTCATTTGTGCTATCCGGGCGATGGTTGAATGCCATAGTTTTCTGAAGCCTCCCGTCAGAATCCACTCTGATGGTAGGAACCCACCTGAAAGTAGTGAGGCTACTTTATTGGGTGTAAGATCAGTGCTGTGACCCAGCGTGTGGATCACTCGTATGGGATGTAATGCTTGACAATGATCAAAATCATTGTCCCTCAAAGCTGGTCTTGGGTACTGGCGGAATATGAATGTATCGATCAGCGGCATGAATTCATTGCTCGGTAGGTATTCGTGGCATAATCTGATCAGCAAGCTCACTATGTTGTCGTCAAACAGTCCCTCTTCAGCAGCTTCATGAACAATCTGTATGCTGTGAGCTCGTACAGCCAGACAGAGATTCTTCCAACCTTCAGCAGGCCCTAGGGCTTCCAACTCGTCGTATATTTCGAACGAGACGCCGCAGTCTTGTGGTTCTGGTTGTGAATCCTGATCCTTTTCgatctctttcttctcccagCGTATGTAGGCTGGTATCTTCCGGAGACACATTGCCATCAGAGACCTGGGAGCCGCAATATTCTCAACGCGATCCGGCCTGGTCTTTTTCAACAATGAATCCAGGGCTTTGACGACATGATAAAATAGCGCAAGCCTTTCGGGATCAATAGATGAACGAAGACGGGCTAGTTCCTCGTCAAACCTGCATCTCTTGACGCAATTCGAGTGGCCGCAGACTGTTACCTCAATTCTATTTTCTTGGATAACAGGAGAAGACTGCTCATGGTTTCTGATGCGGCGTAgatgtggtgttgggaaAACGGTATCTTGGGAAGGCCTGGCTCCTGGTAAATTCCGTTGTCTTACTGTACCATCTCTCGGGGGTGTGGTTGTCGCTGATGATGAATCCTCGGCCGGTGACCTTTGCGATCCTTTCCGAGAGTATTTCCGAGTCATTCTCTTTTTGGTCGAGTACTCTTCATCAGACTCGGGATATCCTCTGTCCCTCTTGCCGAGCACGACACTTTTCCGTGGCCGGCCTCTTGTTATTTGGCTCTGCTGGGGCTGTGTTGAATCCGAGTTGCGCCTAACTGCAGCCTTCCGTTCCTTGATCTTTTTGAGAGCGGTGATATGGGCCAAGAGAGGACGGAGCAAACGGTGGCATTGTTTGGCAGTCCATAGCCCCTGCATCACGGGCGCGGACGCCCTCATTTGTTACCGTTATAGAGTCTTGATTTTCCAAAAGATATAAAGCGTAAAGTATTGTATTTATGTACGAATAGGCATGGATAGCGATCGCAGCGGCGTGCGTAATAAGTCGTGTAAGTCAAGTCGATGAGATGCCGCGACGAATGAATGAAGTGGATGTTTTCATTCGTTGTCTGGGGTCAATATGTTTACATCATCCCCGGATGCGGCCTAGCGTGCCACCCAGGATTCTGGAAAGTCGCCAACCCGCCAAGTCTCCCGCACCGCATCGCTGATGCTCAAATCCCGACTCGCCCGACTCGTGCCGAGAGGCGACGAGAGGCCCGTGTGTGGGGTACTTGGATACTTGACTCAGTGGGTTGATCACTGAGCCGGCATTGTTTCCGCCCCGCCCCGTTAGGCCGGCCTGAAAGCTGCATCATAGGTTGCCggcaaagaaaaaaaaaagttagaAGAATATTCAGCGcaaaaaagataaaaaagaACCCCTCATCAGTTGGCTCAGATCAAGCGAAAGAAAAACACAGTCCTTCTGTCCGCTATAGACTGTCTCTTCCTTCCCTGGACgcctgtatattcttctgATTGGgcctttctttcctttccttccaaTTCCTTGGCTCGACGCTCGACACTTCCAATTTTTTCACCCACTTTTTGCTTCGACAGCAAATCTCGAAATACCAACCGCTGGAGGTCGCACCCACATCTTTATAGAACACATTCTACAGCCGCCTTGTCTTTGCTCAGCATTGCATCCTTGCGATATCGGCAACTtagaaaaagaaatcaaGTCAACATGGCTGACGCAACATccaccactgctgctgctgcccctccGAGTATGCAACCCCTCACTTatatgatgatggtggtggttctgcTTGTCTAACACACGAAAAACTTACAGAGGAGCCAGTAGCCGACGAGCAAAACGT from Podospora pseudoanserina strain CBS 124.78 chromosome 7 map unlocalized CBS124.78p_7.2, whole genome shotgun sequence includes these protein-coding regions:
- a CDS encoding uncharacterized protein (EggNog:ENOG503P0V8; COG:P; COG:Q); translated protein: MSVSVPGNATAGAQAGGGGHGAAAGGATSSVDHAVVNKMLSHYLLIVLGAVSGALLIWRVTTVLVRYVRTVTCLHNDQQRYFAKPSHNYSWFQRNILYAPIFSKRHNREFQISSALNVGTLPSRLQLFFLLAYLGTNVAFCVMTIDFSGPLGQVAALIRNRTGYLAVVNMIPLFLMAGRNNPLINLLGISFDTFNLLHRWFGRIVMLESVAHTVAWLVGNASKNGWSAAFNTAITVKFLMWGFISTCAMIALCIQASSIFRHAYYETFKIAHIALAILAVLGLWYHLDLKKLPQLKYLCAVCALWIFDRAARFLRVGYRNIGAGGTKTLVEALPGGACRVTVSMARPWDFRPGQHAYLYMPSIGFWQSHPFTVAWSDEAEQLDGEKGLPMDRHDVLYQKKTSVSFIIRGRTGFTGALYSRAAANPDGKLVTRCLVEGPYRGSHQLHSYGTVMLFAGGVGVTQAVPHVRDLVAGYNNGTVAARKVIMVWVIQTPEHLEWIRPWMTEILAMEKRREVLKIMLFVSRPRSTKEIHSPSSTVQMFPGRPNIDTLLGMEMENQIGTMAVTVCGPGALSDEVRRAVRNKQYNGAVDFVEEAFSW
- a CDS encoding uncharacterized protein (EggNog:ENOG503P38C); translated protein: MRASAPVMQGLWTAKQCHRLLRPLLAHITALKKIKERKAAVRRNSDSTQPQQSQITRGRPRKSVVLGKRDRGYPESDEEYSTKKRMTRKYSRKGSQRSPAEDSSSATTTPPRDGTVRQRNLPGARPSQDTVFPTPHLRRIRNHEQSSPVIQENRIEVTVCGHSNCVKRCRFDEELARLRSSIDPERLALFYHVVKALDSLLKKTRPDRVENIAAPRSLMAMCLRKIPAYIRWEKKEIEKDQDSQPEPQDCGVSFEIYDELEALGPAEGWKNLCLAVRAHSIQIVHEAAEEGLFDDNIVSLLIRLCHEYLPSNEFMPLIDTFIFRQYPRPALRDNDFDHCQALHPIRVIHTLGHSTDLTPNKVASLLSGGFLPSEWILTGGFRKLWHSTIARIAQMKPCDDVVELATTTLTLLCDHASPTRPRGVAQTRIRGKPQSQLVDAIGALGAVVLLSQEGKDQGAAASSSTDRTSTIRRRVQYVVDTCTKQLRHRKKEGRKLGTYLFALCSFLCVDTTTSSAVIESSWRGVLNCKGNASLMLQYDATIALLASIVQYCVRGTRLDTHMYLLQLCDKLQKLDLPRGALSNIQVDAAFRVAESTGNMRDHAFAEGLRAKMNAAATPVPEGGRRRGNFSGIKWDDVISEWVAATPGTVGGKKGVGRGSMAARSAGIGEVLDSEEESQEDHHGDEVSDENDVDAEDLVDFGEHDSEHEEPPSATEEDSIEQGTAPNSSSASEDDDDVDPTSPITEPFPSKAQQNDQSEVEDNNKENLFPENDDDDGFDQPPSSPTKLSHVVPKCLLSARPRRLSRPITRGGDELGMDLDGSSSSGKKVLVTRGSTNSWLNRNKPARFRPARPSRVSLGVGDSATDDSDDELSIL